A window of Dorea formicigenerans contains these coding sequences:
- the def gene encoding peptide deformylase produces MAIREIRVLGDDVLTKHCKEVTKMSIRTKILIEDMLDTMYEAMGVGLAAPQVGVLKRIVVIDVGEGPIILINPEILETSGEQTGEEGCLSVPGKCGQVTRPNYVKVRALDEDMNEFEMEGEGLLARAFCHEIDHLDGKMYVDLVEGGIHNVEEGEE; encoded by the coding sequence ATGGCAATCAGAGAAATCAGAGTGCTTGGGGACGATGTTTTGACCAAACACTGTAAAGAAGTAACAAAGATGAGTATCCGTACAAAGATTTTGATCGAGGATATGTTAGATACCATGTATGAGGCTATGGGAGTCGGACTTGCAGCACCACAGGTCGGAGTGTTAAAAAGAATTGTAGTGATTGATGTAGGGGAAGGTCCGATCATACTGATCAATCCGGAGATTTTGGAAACTTCCGGAGAGCAGACAGGAGAAGAAGGATGCTTAAGTGTACCTGGAAAATGTGGACAGGTGACAAGACCGAACTATGTAAAAGTCAGAGCTTTGGATGAAGATATGAATGAGTTTGAGATGGAAGGCGAAGGACTTCTGGCGAGGGCGTTCTGCCATGAGATCGATCATCTGGATGGAAAAATGTATGTAGATCTTGTTGAAGGCGGTATTCACAATGTAGAAGAGGGAGAGGAATAG